Below is a window of Vicinamibacterales bacterium DNA.
ACCAGCGAACATACGAATACTTCAAGGACCTTGGCATCCCGGCAGTCTGAGAACATCCGCTGCAGGCAGACCTTGCTGCCTAGAATGGAATGTCCGCCTGTCGGAGGTCACCTCGTCGGACATTCTCGAGAAGTCCGACGCAAACGTTTGACAGCTACTGGCAGAGCGCGGAATACGAGGACTACGAGCCGGCCAAGCACGCCAAGCGACTGGACCACGCATTGGCCGGGGCTGAAGCCCCGGCCCTCCGGGATGATGGGTTCCTCAGCTTTCTCGACGTCACGCCGTGGCCGCATCAGACGGAAATTCCCGAGAAGCTCGCCGCCGAACGCGAACGTCACCACCGCTTCAAGAACCTCGTGGTCGCCGCCACCGGCACCGGCAAGACCATCGTCGCCGCCCTGGACTTCAAGCGCCTGCGCGCGCAGATGGGCGACCCACGCCTGCTGTTTGTGGCGCACCGGCAGGAGATCCTGAAGCAGAGCTTTGGGGCACCTCCCGGGAAGGCACTTCTTGCCGGGAGGGCAAGGCAGGTCGCCGGCCGGAGGCTCGACTACCTCGACGTGCGGCACAGGTGTATCCTGTGACCGAGGAGCAGACCGTGGCCGCACTCGCTGACCGAATTTCCGTGGATCCTGGCCAATGCGGGGGCCGTCCCTGCGTGCGCGGGTTACGCATCCGTGTCACCGACGTGTTGGACCTGCTCGCTGCCGGCCTGTCGCCGGCGCAGGTGCTCGAAGAGCTGCCGGATCTGGAGATCGAGGACATCTCCGCATGCCTGCGATTCGCCAGCCGGCGCCTTGATCATCCCATCGTAGCGGCGTGACCATCTGGCTCGACAATCAACTGCCGCCCGCCCTCGCGGCGTGGATGCGGGTGACGCTGGCTATCGACTGCGTGCCTATCCGCGACTTGAACCTGCAACGCGCGTCAGACGCGGCTATCTTCACGGCCGCCCGGGAATCAAAGGTCACCGTGATGACCAAAGATGCCGACTTCGCGTCACTGGTTGACCAACTTGGTTCGCCACCCCAGGTCATCCTTGTCACTTGCGGCAATACCTCGAATGTGCGCCTCCGTCAGCTGATCGAAACAGCGTGGCCCACGATTCTCCCCATGCTTGAACGCGGCGAACAGCTGGTCGAACTCGGAGAGCAACCGCCGTCTGCCCAGGCGTAGGCAGGGGGTGTCAGCGGGGAGACGCCTCCAGAAACTGATCGTAACGCTGCTTGAGCAGCGCCGGATCCGGCTTCGATGCATCGCGGCGTGGCACCCAAAGAGATTTCCCATTGAACCCTTGGAGTCCGTGGACAAGCATGGGACCGTCCGTCTCCTCCAGGACATCTCTTCGAACGTCCACTGTGTAGTCGGGGCGAATCCCAATCAGGTTCGTGTCGAACGCCGCGTGATGGAGCTTGCAGAGAGCGAGACCATTCCTCACCGACGGCACGCCAAGAGGATCAGCATCCCCCACTATGTGCGCCGCCTCCAGGAGCTCTTGTCGACGCAATCGGCAGACGGCGCAGTGGTTCTGGTAGGCCAGTACGACACGTTCCCTGAACTCGCGCTGATGGAGGCGCTGTTGGAATGTGCGGGTCGCATAACGACGCCGAATCTCCATTTCCTCCGACTCGGGTGGCGGCGAACCAAGGCTCGCGAACCGCCGTTCCTCGACACTGACTGTGAACACCAGACCAGCAGGGTTGTCGCCAACGATGTAGACAGGCCATTCGGGAACGTACAGACCCGGGACAACACCATGGAAGTAGATCAACGGGATGTGGCGCTGCATGGCCAGGCGCAGGCCGACATTCTCGTGATGGCCGGGGTCGGTCCCGCGATATCGATACCGCAGCAAGCCATCGTCGCCGAAGGCATCATCGTAGGGCCGGTCCTCGCCTTCGATCACGGGAACGGTCGTGATACTTAGCGGCACGTCGGTGATGACGCGGGGCTTGAAGATGCCTTGGGGGCCCATGAGCGGAACGCGCTGGCCGTCGAAGGTGAATCCAGCTACGAGAACGGCTCTTGGCAGGGCCCGTTCGTCGCTGGCCAGCCGTGTCTGCTCTCCAAGGAACTTGAAGGCAGCTAAACGAACAAGCGCGTTGTGATCGTCCATTCCGAGGCTGGAGCATTCTAACCAGTTCCCGTGCTGGCGGACTTCTTCAGGGCAGCAAAAGTGGCGAGTGCGTAGAAACGGCATCGGGTCGCGCCAGCTCGCGTAGCAGAACTTGCGACCAGTCGGATGACCTAGGCCAGAGAACGCTCGTGAAATCGCTCGAATTCAGGCGGCACTCGATTGGCATTGCCACCTGGCATGCCCGAGATCTCCCGCTTCTACGGAATCGTCATTCGCATGTTCGCCGAGGCCGGCGCACGCCACCATCGTCCGCACTTCCACGCCATCTACCAGGATCACGCGGCCGCGTTTGCGATCGACACTCTCGAGTTGCTTGGCGGCGACCTACCCGTCCCGCAACGCCGCCTGGTCGAGGCCTGGGCGGAGCTTCACCGGGCTGAGCTGCTGACGGACTGGACCCTCTTGCATTCGGGTCAACCCCCGGTCAAGATCGACCCATTGACCTGACTCAGCCCATGATGACGCACCCAATGCACCGCGTCGTGTCGTTCGCCATCGTCGGCCCTCACGAACTCGACATCACCTTCGAAGACGGCGTCGTCCGCCGCATCAACTTCCTGCCGGTGCTTGAAGGCGCACTCTTCGGACCGCTGAAGGACCTGAGCATTTTCAACGCGGTGTCGTTGAGCGAAGAGGGCTACACGCTGGTCTGGCCGAACGGCGCGGACTTCGACCCGGCCACCTTGCACGACTGGCCGGAGGTCGAAGCCGAATTCATCCAGATGGCCCAGTCGTGGGCCAGCCACAGATTGAACACAGATTAGACGGCGACCAGGAACGCTGACAACGTATTGACTGCCGTACCTTCAGCTTGCGACGTACGCAGATTCTGCGCGTTGGCTGAACGACCGCAACGCGAATCGCTCGACAAAACACGCGATCACGCTCGGGCATGCGTCCTGCTCCTACTTCGTCTCGGAGGCTCGTATGGACGATGGTAGGATCGGCGATGAGATGACGCTGGAAGGCATCGCGAAGCAGCTTGAGGGAATTCGAGAGGAACTCAAGGGGGCCCGCTCGGACGTCAAGGCGGTCGACGGCAAGGTCGACTCGCTCGACCACAAGATGACGATCGAGTTCGAGGAGACCCGGCGCGTGGTCAACCTCGGGTTCGAGAACGTCCAGATGCTGGACGAGAAGGTTGACCGTCGCTTCAACGAGACCGATCGCGCGCACGCGGACCACAAGTCCTTGCTCGAAGCGGCCTTTGTCGGCCTCAGCCGTGACGTCAAGCGCGCGACCCGGCGACGCGCCGGCTCATAGCGCCGCCGGCCGCAGATGAAGACCGCATCTGTTTAATCGGTGGCTAATCCTGTGGCCGGGCTAAGATCGATCTCGTATGTCGCACTTCGGGCAGGTTCGGTTCTAAGTGGCCGTCCGCTTCATCCTCACCCCCGTCGTCATCGTCCTCCTGTCGTCGGTGGCGGCGGCGCAGACCGTCGAGATCCTCGGCCCGCCCGCGCCCATCGCGCCAGCCGTGTTCGCCAAGGACGACCACAACCGCATCACGCTTCGCGCCACGCGGCTGACCGCGCCGCTCTCGCTCGACGGCAACCTCGACGAGGCCGTCTACCGCGAGGTGACGCCGATCGATCACTTCATCCAGCAGGAACCCAACGAAGGCACGCCCGCCACCGAGCGGACGCTGGTGTGGCTGTTCTTCGACGATGACAACTTCTACGTCAGCGTGAAGTCGTTCGACTCCGCGCCCGAGCGGCTGGTGGCCAACGAGCTGCGGCGCGACAACTTCAACATCTACCAGAACGACAACATCTCGATCAGCATCGACCCGCTCTACACCCGCCGCAGCGGCGTGTTCTTCCAGACCAACGCGCTGGGCGCGCAGCGCGACCAGGAGATCCAGGACGAGCGCAGCAACAACAACGACTGGAACACGATCTGGCGGACGCGGTCGCGCATCCTGGACGACGGCTGGTCGATGGAGTTTGCCATCCCGTATTCCTCGCTGCGCTTTCGCGAAGCGGGACCGCAGGTGTGGGGCTTCAACCTGCGGCGCGTGATCCGCTGGAAGAACGAACACGTCTCGATCGCGCCAATCCCGGCCTCGGCCACCACGCGCGCGATGTACAAGTTCGACATCATGGCCACGGTGGTGGGCGTGGAGACGCCGACGGTGCGCAAGCCCATCGACGTCAAGCCTTACGCGATTGCCGCGAGCACCACCAACCTGGCGGCGACGCCGGCGTTCCGCAACGACCTGTCGGCCGACGCCGGCTTCGACGTGAAATACAGCCTGACCAACAGCCTGGTGGCCGACCTCACCGTGCGCACCGACTTCGCGCAGGTGGAAGAAGACCAGCAACAGGTGAACCTCACGCGCTTCAGCCTGTTCTTCCCGGAGAAGCGCGACTTCTTCCTCGAAGGACAGGGGCTGTTCAGCTTTGGCGGCAGCCAGACATCCGGCGGCGGCGGCGGACAGACCTCGGCGCGCACGTCAACGCCGAGCCTGACACCGGTGGTGTTCTACAGCCGGCGGATTGGACTGGGAGCCGGCGGCGAAGTGCCGATTCTTGCCGGCGGACGCGTGGCCGGGCGCGCGGGGAAGTTCAGCATCGGGTTGCTGAGCATCCAGACCGAAGCCGCCTCCGCACAAGGTGCGTCGGCGGGCCAGGGACTGCCGTCCACCAACTTCTCGGTGATCCGCCTGCGGCGCGATGTGCTGCGGCGGAGCAACATCGGCTTGATCGCAACGCGGAAGACGCCGATCGACCAGGCGGCCAATACCGTGCTGGGGGTGGATGCGAATTTCTGGTTTTTTCAGAATGTGGTGATGACGGGGTTTTATTCCCAGTCGCAGAATGGTCCGCCTAAAGGCGGACG
It encodes the following:
- a CDS encoding DUF2442 domain-containing protein is translated as MMTHPMHRVVSFAIVGPHELDITFEDGVVRRINFLPVLEGALFGPLKDLSIFNAVSLSEEGYTLVWPNGADFDPATLHDWPEVEAEFIQMAQSWASHRLNTD
- a CDS encoding DUF5615 family PIN-like protein; its protein translation is MTIWLDNQLPPALAAWMRVTLAIDCVPIRDLNLQRASDAAIFTAARESKVTVMTKDADFASLVDQLGSPPQVILVTCGNTSNVRLRQLIETAWPTILPMLERGEQLVELGEQPPSAQA
- a CDS encoding DUF5916 domain-containing protein, yielding MAVRFILTPVVIVLLSSVAAAQTVEILGPPAPIAPAVFAKDDHNRITLRATRLTAPLSLDGNLDEAVYREVTPIDHFIQQEPNEGTPATERTLVWLFFDDDNFYVSVKSFDSAPERLVANELRRDNFNIYQNDNISISIDPLYTRRSGVFFQTNALGAQRDQEIQDERSNNNDWNTIWRTRSRILDDGWSMEFAIPYSSLRFREAGPQVWGFNLRRVIRWKNEHVSIAPIPASATTRAMYKFDIMATVVGVETPTVRKPIDVKPYAIAASTTNLAATPAFRNDLSADAGFDVKYSLTNSLVADLTVRTDFAQVEEDQQQVNLTRFSLFFPEKRDFFLEGQGLFSFGGSQTSGGGGGQTSARTSTPSLTPVVFYSRRIGLGAGGEVPILAGGRVAGRAGKFSIGLLSIQTEAASAQGASAGQGLPSTNFSVIRLRRDVLRRSNIGLIATRKTPIDQAANTVLGVDANFWFFQNVVMTGFYSQSQNGPPKGGRHIPAGDRSSYRGEFEYAPDMYGVKYEHLVVGRDFQPEVGFLRRSAFRRNYGSARFSPRPGADHAVRRHVFETEFDHITGTDGVLETREAKVSYRAELRGNDQWGVDYSRNYEFLRSGFNVVPGKLIPAGAYRFGDFRTTYVLGPQRRISGSISGGTGTFYGGHNTEIGYRGIAEISKRFNVEPGITVNWIDIPAGTFTTKVASARTTYMFSPYMALSALVQYNSTAKSLGSSVRFRWEYAPSSDFFVVYSDGRDTRIGDRFPGLQNRTFVVKATRLFRF
- a CDS encoding DUF4160 domain-containing protein — translated: MPEISRFYGIVIRMFAEAGARHHRPHFHAIYQDHAAAFAIDTLELLGGDLPVPQRRLVEAWAELHRAELLTDWTLLHSGQPPVKIDPLT
- a CDS encoding HNH endonuclease, which encodes MDDHNALVRLAAFKFLGEQTRLASDERALPRAVLVAGFTFDGQRVPLMGPQGIFKPRVITDVPLSITTVPVIEGEDRPYDDAFGDDGLLRYRYRGTDPGHHENVGLRLAMQRHIPLIYFHGVVPGLYVPEWPVYIVGDNPAGLVFTVSVEERRFASLGSPPPESEEMEIRRRYATRTFQQRLHQREFRERVVLAYQNHCAVCRLRRQELLEAAHIVGDADPLGVPSVRNGLALCKLHHAAFDTNLIGIRPDYTVDVRRDVLEETDGPMLVHGLQGFNGKSLWVPRRDASKPDPALLKQRYDQFLEASPR
- a CDS encoding DUF433 domain-containing protein; amino-acid sequence: MDPGQCGGRPCVRGLRIRVTDVLDLLAAGLSPAQVLEELPDLEIEDISACLRFASRRLDHPIVAA
- a CDS encoding DEAD/DEAH box helicase family protein, whose protein sequence is MSACRRSPRRTFSRSPTQTFDSYWQSAEYEDYEPAKHAKRLDHALAGAEAPALRDDGFLSFLDVTPWPHQTEIPEKLAAERERHHRFKNLVVAATGTGKTIVAALDFKRLRAQMGDPRLLFVAHRQEILKQSFGAPPGKALLAGRARQVAGRRLDYLDVRHRCIL